One window from the genome of Andrena cerasifolii isolate SP2316 chromosome 3, iyAndCera1_principal, whole genome shotgun sequence encodes:
- the Tim8 gene encoding translocase of inner membrane 8, which produces MSDLFNSSSSFQDDKSKDMDTELQEFLVAEKQKAQFQAQIHEFNDFCWEKCVDKPGSKLDSRTETCLHNCVDRFIDVSLLITNRFAQLLQKSAGSM; this is translated from the exons ATGTCCGACCTGTTCAATAGTAGCTCCAGCTTCCAAGATGATAAATCCAAAGATATGGACACTGAACTACAAGAGTTTCTTGTGGCCGAAAAGCAAAAAGCACAATTTCAAGCCcag ATTCATGAATTCAACGACTTTTGTTGGGAGAAATGTGTCGATAAACCAGGAAGTAAATTGGACAGTCGGACGGAAACGTGTTTGCACAATTGCGTTGATAGGTTCATAGATGTTTCCCTTTTAATTACCAATCGTTTTGCACAACTTCTACAAAAGAGTGCAGGAAGTATGTAG
- the Ufsp2 gene encoding UFM1 specific peptidase 2 — protein MAPRLRILSNINERLKGIEDNVTGHLYGVMYNNTLTVLTFSVNLGNDEEANINHTTLQLHMPAEIYLCGILHVGECEEKLPDTFQDIDITDNPLLLKYSHHDLKIESYFYIHQKLEAANDVTAINEGDIHREFLYIRLRGTMPLVTQNGNVIEALEELRKDIASGKIGIHFPAKNAFLFNHENNFRDICLRKLLDMYDYYEGTTIVKKGIIRPAGVVDAVSANILLKMSADSLSEERTKYAPVLQYVKRPFDSLECNLSIDTLSFVNLKMYSADLYGILVESMCRNIKLIEKCFMDQLKNSELSIKLPIPMHFKPHGFGHLLTVVYPNDCTDRETMPYRDELHRILGLGMTRPHFRHGNAVKFYNDSQTSDILINPHEAISQNDDAVNTTRQTGIVQGLYAYHHYMQDDFDDNGWGCAYRSLQTIISWYRLQGYTEVPVPSHCTIQKCLVDIGDKPSNFINSKQWIGSTEVGFVLESLLDVSVKVLCASTGEEVSTLATSLLHHFQTQGTPVMIGGGVLAHTILGVSYDEISGDTKFLILDPHYTGPEHLPTIINKGWCGWKTKAFWKKDAFYNMCLPQRPLCI, from the exons ATGGCGCCTCGATTGCGAATTTTATCTAACATTAACGAG CGATTAAAAGGCATAGAGGATAATGTGACAGGCCACCTGTACGGCGTTATGTACAATAATACGTTAACAGTATTAACATTTAGCGTGAATTTAGGCAACGATGAAGAAGCCAATATAAATCATACGACGTTACAATTGCACATGCCTGCAGAAATATATCTCTGTGGTATTTTACACGTCGGCGAATGCGAGGAAAAGCTTCCCGATACTTTTCAA GACATCGACATCACGGACAACCCCTTGCTATTAAAGTACTCCCATCACGATTTAAAGATAgaatcatatttttacattcaccaAAAGCTCGAAGCTGCTAACGATGTCACAGCCATTAACGAAGGTGACATTCATAGAGAATTTCTGTACATTAGATTAAGGGGAACTATGCCACTGGTCACTCAGAATGGTAATGTGATAGAAGCGTTAGAAGAATTAAGAAAAGAT ATCGCATCAGGGAAGATAGGAATTCACTTTCCAGCGAAGAACGCTTTCCTCTTCAAtcatgaaaataatttcagggATATATGTTTGAGAAAACTGTTAGACATGTATGACTATTACGAAGGCACTACGATTGTAAAAAAGGGCATTATACGACCTGCTGGAGTTGTG GACGCCGTGAGTGCcaatatacttttaaaaatgtcTGCAGATAGCCTTTCCGAAGAACGGACTAAATACGCCCCAGTGCTCCAATACGTAAAAC GACCGTTTGACAGTTTGGAATGTAATTTATCTATTGATACGTTATCATTCGTCAATCTGAAAATGTATTCAGCAGACTTGTATGGAATATTAGTAGAATCCATGtgtcgaaatattaagttaatagAAAAGTGTTTTATGGATCAGCTTAAGAATTCTGAACTGTCTATAAAACTGCCTATACCCATGCATTTCAAACCCCATGGTTTCGGGCATTTACTTACAGTAGTCTATCCAAACGATTGTACAGACAGAGAAACAA TGCCATACCGTGACGAGTTACACAGAATCTTAGGATTAGGTATGACTAGACCTCACTTCCGCCATGGGAACGCTGTGAAATTTTATAACGATTCACAAACGAGTGATATACTCATAAATCCTCATGAAGCAATTTCACAAAACGATG ATGCAGTAAATACCACTCGACAAACGGGAATTGTGCAAGGCTTATATGCGTATCATCATTATATGCAAGATGATTTCGATGACAACGGCTGGGGATGTGCCTACAGGTCTCTGCAAACTATCATCTCATGGTACAG ATTACAAGGCTACACCGAGGTACCTGTACCTTCTCATTGTACAATACAAAAGTGTTTAGTTGATATAGGAGACAAACCCTCAAATTTCATTAATAGTAAACAGTGGATTGGCTCTACGGAAGTAGGGTTTGTACTAGAGAGTCTTTTAGATGTCAGTGTTAAAGTGCTATGCGCATCTACAGGTGAAGAAGTATCGACGTTAGCTACGAGCCTATTACATCATTTTCAAACTCAGGGTACACCGGTGATGATTG GGGGCGGAGTGTTGGCTCATACAATTTTAGGGGTCAGCTATGACGAGATTAGCGGGGACACGAAATTCTTAATCTTGGATCCACATTACACAGGTCCGGAACATTTACCCACCATAATAAACAAAGGTTGGTGTGGGTGGAAAACCAAAGCTTTTTGGAAAAAAGATGCATTTTACAACATGTGTCTTCCACAGAGGCCATTGTGCATTTGA